Within the Salvia hispanica cultivar TCC Black 2014 chromosome 4, UniMelb_Shisp_WGS_1.0, whole genome shotgun sequence genome, the region ACATGTCCACCCCCTACTGCATAGCCTGCAACCTTATCATTCacaaaaaaagacataaattaataacattGCAAGTTACGTTGTAGTTAAAAACAGGTAAGTGGAGTTTACCATTGCTATAACTGGCTTAGGAAGGCGGCGGATTTGAACCTACATTTCAGTCATGATCAAGATAATGGGAAAATAATGAACAAGATTAGTATACTAATCAGGCCCTGAATCGATAAAACTCTTATCCTACCTGAAGGTCTAATACATTGAGACGTCCGAAATTATCATAATCAACATAACCATCTTTGCTTCTAAGTGCTTGATCCCCTCCACTGCAGAATGCCTTTGTGCCCTGCACAATAGTTTGTATGCACAAAATGAGTTCATTTCATAAAGTGATGACTAACACAACATTAAATAACAGCGCCTGATGTTATTGATTAGTAGTAACCAAACCAACTATAACCGAAACCTTTTTCAGTGTTTGGACCTAAATCTTCGTTCAAGCAATGCATAGACTAAATATCGTAacactattttttcaaattgagTATAATGCCAGTCAATAATACTCTCCAAAAACTTCATGATATTTGGTAAATCGAAAAACAACAATGCTATTGCTACCTTCCCGGTGAGGATGATCACTCCGATTGAGTTGTCATCTCTGGCATCATTGAAAGCACGAATCAGCTCCTTCACCGTTTCAGGCCTAAACGCATTTCTCCTCTCCGGCCTATTGATTGTAATCTACgcaatatacatatattagtCAATAAACGAAactattaacaaaatttgtgaAAGCGATCGTAGTTAAAAATTAGAACTGAGATTACCTTGGCAATGCCTTCTCCAACTGCCTTCTCGTAGATAATGTCGGCGAAATCCTTACCGTAATCGTCGATCGCCGCTTTCCACAACGGGATATGAGTTGGTACGGCGCCGTGCACCCGGTGGTAGGTGTCATCGAATCCGGAGCTGCAGGCGGACATGCCGAGGCAGTGAGTGTGATTCGAATCCGGAATGAGATGCCTAGAAACAGCAGACATTCTTCGATGGATTGCTTTAGCAGCTTCTGCAGAAATTCCCGCCATCGAAGATTCCGTTGGAGAAATTGGTATAGTTGAAATCAGGAAATGGAAAACGGTGTGTGTATAGAGATAAGATTAGCTTTATTCAAATAAGTTATGGGAGCCAAATTACAGTATTGCCCTTGTTGATATACTCTTATTTACgaaggtggtgttcggtttcctagataaaataataccaagatacaatATAGAATTGAGTcgtaagattattttagtcctagggggttagctatgactaattatcccatgattatccatctaggattgaattgTAGGATTGAATCTCATCAACCAAACATACCATAAATTTATTCTGTTCggtttcctagataaaataataccaagatacaatctaggattgagtcgtaagattattttagtcataggaggttagctatgactaattatcccatgattatccatctaggattgaattgtaggattgaatctcatgaaccaaacatacCATAGATGAGAGCAAATAAGATAGTAGTAGCTCCGAAAAACAAGGCAGCAACAGCAATTTTGAGGGGGAAAGGGCTCATAAAAATACATCCTAGAAGcatataaaacatttttcatacAATTGTAGTGCACAATTGCCACAAATATTCTGTAACTGAAAAATGAGAATATGAGGTGATACATCAGAATATTGTCTGTCCTATTGAACTTGGCTCTTCTTGCCCTCATCTCTGCCGATTTCACTGCTTTTACATAATCACAACCATGCTTCTAAATTGCTTCACGCTTTAACATAATCCTTGATAAACTGCTCTAACTGAGAGATGTCACTAGTTGAACCAGACGCTTCTGCGACTGAGATTTTGTTGAGGCACTGATGAAATGCAAAAGCTTCTCCAGGTACCCCCAGTGAGTATTCATTAGCAATGTCGGCTGAAGATAATGCTATTCTTGACGCACGGAGCTTGTCGCTGATCACAAAATGACAAGTATAGGAGGAAATGAGACATATGATTCACAATGAAATGTCATTAACATATGTTGTAAGACAACTATAGAAGCAAGCAATGCAATGGCAATTGTATGTTCAAGCAATAACTTAAGAAACATCTAGTGGAAGCTACTACTATCATCCTTCATTAGCTCTCACAAAGTTAGAAAGATAAAAGAGTGTAACATCATCCAGTTACACgcttcatcttcatcaaaaACTCGCGAAATGTATATGCAATGATCTAATTTAAGCCCATTTGCCTCATACTTATTGGGTTGATTCGACGTGTATGGAATTTTCCAGAGTGTGGACAAACACCAGCATTCATCTACTTTTATACTACCACTTAATTAGTTTAAGATGATATTTCCTGACGACTTTCGGGGGCAGGGGATTTCTTTATCACAGAGACATCATGACATAGCAAGAAGAAGAGCCAATATAAAAGATGCGTGAAAATAGTTATCTTACATTTCCTTCTCGAGTTGTTTTCTGATGAAATCTTTTGTATGTGCTGTAACTTTGTCTACCTTGTTGCACAAGAGTAGCAAAGGGATCTTTCTCTTCACGACACTAGCCTTTGTCAAAATATCATAGAGGTATCTgcattaaactaaaaaagatgAGATGTCATCATGATGAGCCTATGCAAGTTAATGTATAGAATCCAAATATAGTACATACTCTGAAGCAGCACGAACATTAGGTAAGAATTCCACAGCATCCACTACAAAAACTATTCCAGCCGCATGAGGCAAGAACTCATCTAGTTTGGGTCTAAGACGTGAGTGCCCAGGAACATCTACAATGTGGACTGGCTTCACTTTTCCCTTCTGCAGCAGGTCACCGAATAATATTTAgctcaataaatataataattatttttaagggaAAAAAGAGAGTAAATGGGTATATTGCAAGCTGCATACAGTAACAGATTCTGGAGTAATTTCTGTATGAAAAATGATATTGCTGTAAGAGACACTACTTAAGAGACCCTTTGATTCAACCCCACTTTTCAGAAGGAccaaaaaaaaggtacataacCTTAGTTGTCTCCGAATGTAGTACAAATGTTTCTTCATTTGGTTCCATTGATGTCACAGTACCCTGATGGGAGGAGCCATCCCGAAGCTGGAGTGggatgaaaattaatatatcaaacTTATAACGGTACTCAGACTCGAGAAAAGAGGAAAAGAATCTAAATCATCTAACACTCTTTCTTGCATATTTACCTGGTAAAAAAGAACCGTTTTGCCACTTCCACTTAACCCAGTGAGCACAATAGTATTTGAAGCCCTATGCTTGAAAAGACGAACTGCACCCAGGTGTATTTCATATAAATGAAAAGACTGCTCATACCCAGACACATTCAACTGAAGAAACAACCAAGAacatggaaaaaaattaacatgttTGATGTGCATTACAAATTTTCAACCAAAGGTTATTTTATGAGGCAGTTCACACCTCAGACAATAAACGTCTTTTTCCGTAAACTGATTAGCTGTTTTACATTTTCCCTATTACAGAATGCAATCAGACTCGAAGCACAACTGAAACGTTGTACAAGAGATATCTACTGTGTCCTTTCTTGAGGATCACAATTgaactattttataaaaactgTCAGTTGCCCAAATCTCATTTGAGTTTGATTCATGAAGCATAATGAACTAAGCTTTGACActctttttaaattgattaaattaagaTATCAAGTTCCACTCTGTTTGTTAGGATATCCACAACGCATGTCCTTTATCAGTCCCTTAGCTAGCCTCAACTACCAAAGTGGATGATTGACTCATTCCATACTAGAAATAATCGCAGGAAATCCTTGGATAACGCAGATTCCTATTTCTCAATGATATTCCACAATCAAGACAATTGGCTGAATCCCGTGAAACCATTCCATAGAAGTTCCCCTTACTTAAGAAAGGGCATCCACAACACATCATCCATTCCTCGAATGCGTTCCATGCCCCCGGGGCGTGACCCACTCCCGAAAATTCAAACCAGGCTCAAAGCATAGTACATTGATTCAACTCAGTTCACATATTCAAGCTGCCTAAAATTGGCATGATAGTTTGTGCATAATGCAAAAGCGCAAGTATGAAATCAATTGACTACTATACACAACTAATGGAATCAATCATAATATCGGTCGCTAAACAAAGGAGCAAACAGAAGATCGATTACAACTTATAGCAAAACAACATGCACAAACACAATGAGCAATAAGGGGAAAAAACAGAAACAGAACGCAAAATTCACTTCGAATCTAAAAAAAGGTTAAGGTTAATGAGTCAGCTTACTGATTAAGAAGACCGATATAGTGAAAATGACTACGCCGATAGCACTGTAGAGCTGCGTTGGAGGAATACTCTGCACAAATTCGTGTGCATCATTGTGTAACTGCTGCAATTGGATCTTCAGGTTCTCCAAATTCTTCTCATCCATggtttctaaaatgaaaattgctAATTGTTAACGGCTAAATTCTATAAATGGGGTGGTCTGGAAAAATGCTTCCACCAATAggctagttttttttttatttctgagAATGGGTGttacgcattcttagaatgcgtgtttaaatacgcattcttagaatgcgtatTTAAAcacgcattctaagaatgcgcAACTAAGTGATTTCGGCAGTCAAAACACAAAGTCAACAATTCAAACTTAAAaacgcattctaagaatgcgtatttCACCTAAATATAATTCTCTCCCAAAACAGAATCGGGCAGAAGCATTCTGCCCTTGCGCGAACTCCAGCCTCCTTGCCCGCGAATCTCTTCCAAGAATGCCACATTTCCGTCCGATTCTTGCATAAATCGCCCAAATTCATCTAATTGTTTCTCCCTCAAGGTAAGTTACTTGCTTTCTTCTTAATTTAGCATTATATCCATAGTTTATGGTGAAAATTGTGATTCTAGGGTTTGtggctaaaaaaaaaatttaggttGTTGGTATAAATTGTATGTTCAATGTGTGTTATTAAATACTAAGATTTGGTAAGTAGTGTCTTTTGAATTGTTAATTCGTAAGATTTggtatatagtttatttttaagtatttaaattttgagataaagTTGTGTATGTATTGCAGGATTATGGACACAGAATCTATTTGTGTCCTTTTATATTGGGATGGAAGAATAGTACAAATTGGAGGAATTGGTTTGTCTTATGAGCCACCCGTGGCAAATGCATATCTTGTCTTAGATGAGTTTCTTCCATATAATGAGTTGGTTAGCAGAATATGTGATTGCATTGGAATCAATGTGAGTGAGTATATGATTAGTTTGACATGGAAACATGCAATTCAAGTGGGTAATGGATATCACTTTGTGGGCGTTCGACTTTGCGATGCATATATGAGGGATATGTTTGCAACAGCTATTCAATCAGGTCAAATTGAGTTATTTGTTGACTATCAAGCTAATTTAGCACAACAACGTACTCCACATACGGTCGTTGTCTATCAATCTAGAAGGGGACAACGACAAGTTCAAGATAGAGTACAATATGATGATGGGTCATCTGGACATAATGAAGTTAGTCGCGATCCGGATAATGT harbors:
- the LOC125223953 gene encoding signal recognition particle receptor subunit beta-like, whose amino-acid sequence is MDEKNLENLKIQLQQLHNDAHEFVQSIPPTQLYSAIGVVIFTISVFLIIRLFKHRASNTIVLTGLSGSGKTVLFYQLRDGSSHQGTVTSMEPNEETFVLHSETTKKGKVKPVHIVDVPGHSRLRPKLDEFLPHAAGIVFVVDAVEFLPNVRAASEYLYDILTKASVVKRKIPLLLLCNKVDKVTAHTKDFIRKQLEKEIDKLRASRIALSSADIANEYSLGVPGEAFAFHQCLNKISVAEASGSTSDISQLEQFIKDYVKA
- the LOC125223951 gene encoding 1,4-dihydroxy-2-naphthoyl-CoA synthase, peroxisomal-like, with protein sequence MAGISAEAAKAIHRRMSAVSRHLIPDSNHTHCLGMSACSSGFDDTYHRVHGAVPTHIPLWKAAIDDYGKDFADIIYEKAVGEGIAKITINRPERRNAFRPETVKELIRAFNDARDDNSIGVIILTGKGTKAFCSGGDQALRSKDGYVDYDNFGRLNVLDLQVQIRRLPKPVIAMVAGYAVGGGHVLHMVCDLTVAADNAVFGQTGPKVGSFDAGYGASIMSRLVGPKRAREMWYMTRFYNAKEAEKMGLVNTVVPLEKLEEETVKWCREILRNSPMAIRLCKAAINAADDGHAGLQQIGGDATLLFYGTEEGNEGKDAYLERRKPDFSKFPRLP